In Aspergillus nidulans FGSC A4 chromosome II, a single window of DNA contains:
- a CDS encoding aconitate hydratase ACO2 (transcript_id=CADANIAT00004807) — MLRQIVSQRSAARRQLIDQLAPCLRRGLATATDSTPTSSRMPPYSKIVQNLEQVRKVLGSSRALTLAEKILYSHLDNAEESLLTGTNNGRDIRGKADLKLKPDRVAMQDASAQMALLQFMSCGLPSTAVPASIHCDHMIVGERGADTDLPASIQGNKEVFDFLESASKRYGIEFWPPGAGIIHQSVLENYSAPGLMMLGTDSHTPNAGGLGAIAIGVGGADAVDALVDAPWELKAPRILGVRLEGKLQGWAAPKDIILHLAGKLTVRGGTGFVIEYHGPGVETLSTTGMATICNMGAEVGATTSLFPFSPNHVPYLKATNRADVAEAAAKIASAGSSSLLRADTSAEYDELITIDLSTLEPHINGPFTPDLSVPLSRFAETVRKNNWPETFNAGLIGSCTNSSYEDMTRAEHLVKQANAAGLKPKADLFITPGSEQIRATLDRDQTLSTFSSAGGTVLANACGPCIGQWKRTDDVPKGTDNAIFTSYNRNFPGRNDGNRRTMNFLASPELVTALTYAGSTTFNPVTDSITTPSGSEFRFEPPTGQDLPSKGFEAGNPAFQPSAPVPDSSVEVKVSPTSTRLALLEPFAPFPNSDLQNLSVLYKVKGQCTTDTISAAGPWLKYKGHLPNISANTLIGAVNAATGETNVAYDEAGKQHTIPDLAAQWKAQGREWLVVAEENYGEGSAREHAALQPRYLGGRVILAKSFARIHETNLKKQGVVPLTFADKADYDRIDACDVVATEGLYETLKNGGKGEVKLRVTKKSGEEIVIPVKHTLSADQSSFILAGSALNVLSKR; from the exons ATGTTGAGGCAGATCGTCTCGCAACGGAGCGCCGCACGCAGG CAGCTAATTGATCAGCTTGCGCCATGCCTGCGCCGCGGCCTGGCCACCGCTACAGACTCGACTCCCACCTCTTCGCGCATGCCTCCCTATTCCAAAATCGTACAAAATCTTGAACAAGTTCGCAAGGTGCTGGGATCATCTCGGGCCCTTACTCTGGCGGAGAAGATTCTGTACTCTCATCTTGACAATGCGGAGGAGTCACTTTTGACTGGTACGAACAATGGACGCGACATCCGCGGCAAGGCGGatctgaagctgaagcctgACCGCGTTGCGATGCAGGATGCGTCTGCACAAATGGCCTTGTTGCAGTTCATGTCTTGCGGCTTGCCGTCGACCGCAGTTCCGGCCAGTATTCACTGTGACCATATGATTGTGGGTGAGCGCGGTGCCGACACCGATCTGCCAGCGTCGATCCAAGGAAACAAGGAGGTGTTCGATTTCTTGGAGAGCGCTTCAAAGAGATACGGAATTGAGTTCTGGCCTCCCGGTGCTGGTATCATCCACCAGAGCGTCTTGGAGAACTATTCCGCCCCTGGTCTTATGATGCTGGGAACGGATAGTCATACACCTAACGCCGGTGGCCTGGGTGCCATTGCCATCGGTGTCGGTGGCGCTGATGCCGTTGACGCTCTTGTTGACGCTCCTTGGGAACTGAAAGCCCCTCGCATCCTCGGTGTCAGACTGGAGGGCAAGCTCCAAGGCTGGGCCGCGCCCAAGGATATCATCCTTCACCTCGCTGGAAAGCTTACCGTTCGCGGTGGCACCGGCTTTGTCATCGAATACCACGGCCCCGGAGTTGAAACACTCAGCACCACCGGTATGGCGACGATTTGTAACATGGGTGCGGAAGTTGGCGCCACAACTTCccttttccccttctccccCAACCATGTGCCGTACCTGAAGGCGACGAACCGCGCAGATGTCGCCGAGGCAGCGGCCAAGATCGCCTCTGCAGGGTCTTCGAGCCTGCTCCGAGCAGACACCAGCGCCGAATACGATGAGCTCATCACGATCGACCTTTCTACCCTAGAACCGCACATCAACGGCCCCTTCACGCCCGATCTCTCTGTTCCGCTGTCGCGCTTCGCTGAAACCGTCCGCAAAAACAACTGGCCGGAGACTTTCAACGCCGGCCTTATTGGCAGCTGCACTAACAGCTCCTATGAAGACATGACACGCGCCGAGCACCTCGTCAAACAAGCCAACGCCGCCGGTCTCAAGCCGAAAGCAGACCTTTTCATCACCCCTGGTAGCGAACAGATCCGCGCCACCCTCGACCGTGACCAAACCCTCTCCACCTTCTCATCTGCTGGCGGCACCGTCCTCGCCAACGCCTGCGGTCCCTGCATTGGCCAATGGAAGCGCACAGACGATGTCCCCAAGGGCACCGATAATGCCATCTTCACCTCCTACAACCGCAACTTCCCCGGCCGCAATGACGGCAACCGCCGCACAATGAACTTCCTCGCTTCTCCCGAGCTCGTCACTGCCCTTACCTACGCCGGCTCCACCACCTTCAACCCTGTCACTGACTCCATCACCACTCCTTCCGGTTCAGAATTCCGCTTTGAACCCCCTACCGGCCAAGACTTGCCCAGCAAAGGCTTCGAGGCCGGAAACCCCGCCTTCCAGCCCTCCGCCCCTGTGCCTGATTCCAGCGTCGAGGTCAAGGTCTCTCCTACATCTACCCGCCTCGCTCTTCTCGAGCCTTTCGCCCCTTTCCCCAACTCCGACCTCCAGAACCTCAGCGTCCTCTACAAAGTCAAGGGCCAGTGCACAACGGATACCATTTCCGCTGCCGGACCTTGGCTCAAGTACAAGGGCCACTTGCCCAACATCTCCGCCAACACCCTCATTGGCGCTGTGAATGCCGCTACCGGTGAGACGAACGTCGCCTACGACGAGGCTGGCAAGCAGCACACCATCCCTGATCTTGCTGCACAATGGAAAGCCCAGGGCCGCGAGTGGCTCGTCGTCGCTGAAGAGAACTATGGTGAAGGTTCCGCTCGTGAACACGCCGCTCTTCAGCCACGCTACCTGGGTGGCCGCGTCATTCTCGCCAAGTCCTTCGCTCGTATCCACGAGACcaacctgaagaagcagGGTGTTGTTCCTTTGACCTTCGCTGACAAGGCCGACTATGACCGCATTGATGCTTGCGATGTCGTTGCTACCGAGGGCCTGTACGAGACGCTGAAGAACGGCGGCAAGGGTGAGGTCAAGCTTCGTGTTACGAAGAAGAGTGGCGAGGAGATTGTTATTCCTGTGAAGCACACCTTGAGTGCGGATCagtcttctttcattctGGCGGGCAGTGCGTTGAACGTGCTTTCCAAGAGGTAG
- a CDS encoding uncharacterized protein (transcript_id=CADANIAT00004808): MVVPSPESSNLLVPFPPGSGGDYHDGPLLNVHDPTVPIHHGKGPIPRDAQTASILPFAFSLGDYQDEPDSQVAARDGEGHEPYLNVHGPTIPILPEDVDVTVNLTPRDEEGKELDTSKFDGHCRVNGDCNVGSFCIANWCTAALELDDGTLVLPPRDLVGEDFEHLTVGNVFRDGMEWMGSLLVRKYQVSGVYEPPSIQSVTMRGNGGARRPSYIPTISNLARVFSRGAILIGKRQEMGLCFYNNLTLVSEEAALLRPIHALQRAKSGQRSYP; this comes from the exons ATGGTTGTTCCATCTCCCGAGTCGTCAAATCTGTTGGTA ccttttcctcctggctctggcggAGACTACCATGATGGACCTCTTCTCAATGTCCATGATCCTACTGTTCCAATCCACCATGGTAAAGGTCCTATTCCTCGTGACGCTCAGACTGCCAGCA TCCTGCCTTTTGCTTTTAGCCTCGGTGACTACCAGGATGAGCCTGACTCTCAGGTTGCTGCTCGTGATGGCGAAGGCCATGAG CCCTACCTCAATGTCCATGGCCCAACTATTCCCATTCTCCCTGAGGATGTAGACGTTACTGTTAACTTGACTCCTCGTGACGAAGAGGGCAAAGAG CTCGACACATCCAAGTTCGATGGTCACTGCAGGGTAAACGGGGATTGCAATGTTGGTTCTTTCTGTATTGCGAACTGGTGCACTGCCGCCCTTGAACTGGATGATGGCACCCTCGTCCTTCCCCCTCGTGATCTTGTCGGAGAAGAT TTTGAGC ACTTAACGGTTGGTAATGTGTTCCGAGATGG AATGGAATGGATGGGGTCATTGCTTGTACGAAAATATCAG GTGTCTGGTGTCTATGAGCCGCCGTCGATCCAGTCGGTG ACAATGCGTGGCAACGGTGGTGCGAGACGGCCGAGCTACATTCCTACTATCAGCAACCTTGCCAGAGTATTCTCTCGAGGTGCCATCTTG ATAGGCAAAAGACAGGAGATGGGTTTATGCTTTTATAACAATCTAACGCTGGTTTCCGAGGAGGCCGCGCTGCTACGTCCGATTCACGCCTTGCAAAGAGCTAAAAGTGGGCAGCGCAGCTACCCGTAG
- a CDS encoding uncharacterized protein (transcript_id=CADANIAT00004809): MLKNCSTLYISSKTRRRASKKYAKRSSLSVLLYDLSLLAKSFESDQYLVQNAISRLEKAASRLKDGLARAATAKLIWPYSEKEVQKLLEEISRHKETMTLALSADSLKKLLQALSKQSEISDGTDHLHRKLTGIETRITLDKRRNDVLNVFMRYNTQPHFEMSLSLRHPSTGLG; the protein is encoded by the exons ATG ctgaagaactgtTCCACCTTGTATATAAGTTCAAAGACGCGAAGGAGGGCATCCAAAAAATATGCAAAGAGATCCAGCCTCTCAGTGCTGCTTTACGATTTATCATTGCTTGCAAAATCATTCGAGTCTGATCAATATTTGG TCCAGAATGCTATATCGCGACTGGAAAAGGCCGCCAGTAGATTAAAGGATGGGCTAGCTCGAGCGGCGACTGCCAAGTTGATATGGCCCTAttcagagaaggaggttCAGAAACTGCTTGAGGAAATCTCAAGACACAAAGAGACAATGACGCTTGCGCTCTCCGCCGAttccttgaagaagctgttACAGGCTCTGTCCAAACAGAGCGAGATAAGTGACGGAACTGACCATCTTCACAGAAAGCTGACCGGAATAGAGACACGGATTACATTGGATAAGCGGCGTAATGATGTTCTTAACGTCTTTATGCGCTATAACACGCAGCCTCATTTCGAGATGAGCTTGAgtcttcgccatccttcaACCGGTCTTGGTTGA
- a CDS encoding uncharacterized protein (transcript_id=CADANIAT00004810): MLIVSEGVQTMVESDCLISPHGRDSAVLWRMQEDGLIGFQRPRTRRALKVTIPAVLKTLEGRLSDIGLADASYYGCLELYEDGDIDVTRFVVPSGIYKWEVENFISPRPNRRQSLLMIGGSRTGKTSLAQHIVHSHGKISEFENEWNMDMFWPGQVCAFSHMCNGFPYWKPIFGCQLYFNAHGRYLGKRRLDWVVPSVWVCNRDDDPRKWGDGHGHRIEQNAVVYEIPEGYALFKGGPYESMDHYTDSEWPEGVPGRPSFRWEGEALDRSGFCLDDVELVMYDGAEIPSI; encoded by the exons ATGTTGATTGTTTCGGAGGGTGTCCAGACCATGGTAGAAAGTGACTGCTTGATTT CCCCCCATGGGAGGGATAGCGCGGTTCTATGGCGTATGCAGGAAGATGGTTTGATTGGCTTCCAGAGGCCTAGGACACGTAGGGCCCTGAAAGTTACAATACCGGCGGTACTTAAGACG CTCGAAGGTCGGTTGTCTGATATTGGTCTTGCTGATGCGTCGTATTACGGGTGTTTGGAACTTTATGAGGATGGAG ATATTGATGTGACTCGGTTCGTGGTGCCGTCAGGTATATATAAATGGGAGGTTGAGAACTTTATATCACCGAGGCCCAATCGTCGACAATCACTACTTATGATTGGTGGTTCCCGTACTGGGAAGACTAGTTTGGCTCAACATATTGTGCATTCTCATGGGAAGATTTCTGAATTTGAGAATGAGTGGAATATGGATATGTTTTGGCCCGGGCAGGTTTGCGCTTTTTCTCACATGTGTAATGGGTTTCCATATTGGAAACCAATTTTCGGGTGCCAGTTGTATTTCAATGCTCATGGACGATACCTGGGCAAGCGGCGGTTAGACTGGGTTGTTCCTTCGGTTTGGGTTTGCAATCGTGACGATGATCCTCGTAAATGGGGTGATGGGCATGGGCATCGCATTGAGCAGAATGCTGTGGTTTACGAAATTCCTGAGGGTTATGCTCTTTTCAAAGGAGGGCCTTATGAAAGTATGGATCATTATACGGATAGTGAATGGCCGGAGGGAGTTCCAGGGCGCCCCAGCTTCAGGTGGGAAGGCGAAGCCCTCGACCGCAGTGGGTTTTGTCTTGATGATGTCGAGTTGGTAATGTACGACGGGGCAGAGATACCTTCCATATAA
- a CDS encoding putative DNA repair protein Rad4 (transcript_id=CADANIAT00004811), which translates to MSSRTRPGRLASRGTPRSRRSKQAEDEIPEVYREMLAEAEAQEISQSENERPAKRFKPAGYRARTAQAFKAQVLQQDTNPMDAEEDAVKQPQIVYNSPSESDESDMEWEEVDIQQPTISGPTSSVTDEAPLQITLEQDHNRKRRVVRRKPVTAAEKKLRLDVHKMHLLCLMCHVQRRNLWCNDEEVQLNPPEEKPQHTRSAMFLDGLNQAGDIFFRRFKITRPGLRRAHWANDPDSLKRRTEAIISDAEVFLSLDDFRAQAKTMQGSRDFGAQLFCALLRSVAVEARLVCSLQPLPFSGAMQPPQKPEPEPIVISSDDPDSLTDGSTKSEAKPAPIRRIGRPGFKPTGVQNTTVLSSRPTRSESSYPVFWVEAFNEAFQKWVVIDPMVTKTLAKPHKLEPPATDPYNLLSYVVAFEEDASARDVTRRYTRVFNAKTRKLRVESTKNGEAWWKRVLEHFEKPFLEDRDELEIAELTAKTASEPMPRNVQDFKDHPIYALERHLRRNEVIFPKRVTGHVSLGKSGGKGQTEPIYRRSDVHILRSANKWYRLGRDIKVGEQPLKRIPVRNRGMAVDDEEEGEETALYAFFQTELYKPPPVVQGRIPKNAFGNLDVYVPSMVPAGGIHITHLDAARAARILGIDYADAVTGFSFKGRHGTAIIKGVVVASEYKEAVEEVLKALEEEKLQNEQEERAVEVLRAWKNLLMKLRIAERVKGYVIEGEADDEASGMEQGEPQGAGGFLPESDAETVTPQPNPRPPKEHSAYDGEVGGGFLPDFSAEGHSLVGELRRYRTSHGDQRDQLVSASLSDLGGGFVPEGDGLNPTVREPPRRVKSPPLRYDLIVVPNNADIPPAERHSTIGQPQNANPAQALSAVTRALGGSIDEPITVASSVNDSASASVEILSRAPSQVQSRAQSVEVASQASEHEDEENEGSLLSEDPEDEDAVPEWLMSD; encoded by the exons ATGTCGTCCCGGACGCGCCCCGGCCGCCTTGCATCGCGCGGAACTCCCCGTAGTCGCCGATCGAAACAAGCCGAAGACGAAATACCAGAGGTCTACCGGGAGATGCTAGCGGAGGCTGAAGCGCAGGAAATAAGCCAGTCAGAGAATGAACGACCGGCTAAAAGATTCAAGCCGGCAGGATACAGGGCTCGGACTGCCCAAGCTTTCAAGGCGCAAGTCCTACAACAGGATACAAACCCCAtggatgccgaagaggatgcggTCAAGCAACCGCAGATTGTATATAATTCACCATCAGAGTCAGATGAATCAGATATGGAGTGGGAGGAAGTCGATATACAACAGCCTACTATTTCAGGTCCAACCTCGTCCGTGACGGATGAAGCACCGCTTCAAATTACCCTTGAGCAGGACCACAATCGGAAGCGAAGGGTTGTCCGGCGCAAACCAGTAACtgcggcagagaagaaactcCGACTTGATGTCCATAAGATGCATCTGCTCTGTCTAATGTGCCATGTTCAACGTCGTAATTTATGGTGCAATGACGAGGAAGTACAG TTGAATCCACCTGAGGAAAAGCCGCAGCATACTAGATCAGCAATGTTCCTTGACGGCCTAAACCAGGCTGGGGATATATTCTTTAGAAGGTTCAAGATCACAAGACCTGGCTTACGGCGTGCACACTGGGCGAACGACCCCGACTCGTTGAAGCGAAGAACG GAGGCTATCATCTCTGACGCCGAAGTGTTCCTGTCATTAGACGACTTTCGCGCTCAGGCCAAGACTATGCAAGGCTCTCGGGATTTCGGCGCTCAGTTGTTCTGTGCACTTCTTCGGTCGGTTGCTGTCGAGGCCAGGTTGGTCTGCTCTTTACAGCCGTTGCCGTTCTCGGGAGCCATGCAACCTCCGcaaaagccagagccggAACCTATCGTCATATCTTCTGACGATCCCGACTCGCTGACTGATGGTTCAACCAAAAGTGAGGCAAAACCAGCGCCTATTCGCAGGATTGGGCGGCCGGGTTTCAAGCCAACGGGAGTGCAGAATACCACTGTTCTCTCTTCAC GACCCACTCGGAGTGAGTCCTCATATCCGGTTTTCTGGGTGGAGGCATTCAACGAAGCCTTCCAGAAATGGGTCGTTATTGATCCCATGGTGACGAAAACGCTCGCAAAACCGCACAAACTCGAACCCCCTGCTACCGATCCTTATAACCTTCTGAGCTACGTCGTAGCTTTTGAAGAAGACGCATCAGCAAGAGACGTCACCCGTCGCTATACTAGAGTGTTTAACGCCAAGACCCGTAAACTACGGGTTGAATCGACCAAGAATGGTGAAGCTTGGTGGAAAAGGGTCCTCGAACACTTCGAGAAGCCATTTTTGGAAGACCGCGATGAGCTAGAAATAGCCGAGCTGACCGCAAAGACAGCCTCCGAGCCTATGCCGCGGAACGTGCAAGACTTCAAAGACCACCCTATTTATGCGCTGGAGCGGCATCTACGTCGCAACGAGGTTATCTTTCCCAAGCGGGTTACTGGTCATGTTAGCCTAGGAAAGTCTGGTGGGAAGGGTCAGACGGAGCCGATCTATCGTCGCTCAGATGTCCATATTCTGCGCAGTGCGAACAAGTGGTACCGTTTAGGCCGCGACATAAAGGTTGGCGAGCAACCGCTAAAGCGGATACCAGTGAGAAACAGGGGAATGGCcgtggatgatgaggaagaaggcgaagaaactGCTCTCTACGCCTTCTTCCAAACGGAGCTGTATAAACCACCACCAGTCGTCCAGGGACGAATACCAAAAAACGCATTTGGAAATTTGGATGTTTATGTACCGAGTATGGTTCCCGCTGGTGGTATTCATATCACACATCTAGATGCTGCGCGGGCTGCCCGAATTCTAGGGATCGACTATGCAGACGCCGTTACCGGGTTTAGTTTCAAGGGACGCCACGGCACAGCTATCATCAAAGGGGTAGTTGTCGCAAGTGAATATAAGGAAGCAGTCGAAGAAGTCTTGAAAGCACTCGAGGAAGAGAAACTGCAGAatgagcaggaagaaagagcCGTCGAGGTTCTGCGAGCATGGAAGAACCTCTTAATGAAGCTTCGGATTGCTGAGCGAGTGAAAGGCTATGTTATTGAGGGTGAAGCGGATGACGAGGCGAGTGGGATGGAACAGGGCGAGCCACAGGGAGCGGGCGGCTTTCTTCCTGAATCTGATGCCGAGACGGTGACCCCCCAGCCTAATCCTCGACCACCAAAAGAGCATTCCGCATATGACGGGGAGGTGGGGGGTGGGTTTCTACCGGACTTCAGTGCGGAAGGTCATTCACTCGTGGGCGAATTACGCAGATATAGAACCTCCCATGGCGACCAGCGGGATCAGCTTGTATCTGCTTCATTGAGCGACCTGGGGGGCGGTTTCGTTCCAGAGGGCGATGGTCTAAACCCAACTGTTCGTGAACCTCCTCGCAGGGTCAAATCTCCGCCTTTACGATATGACCTTATCGTCGTGCCAAACAACGCAGACATTCCACCAGCCGAGCGGCATTCTACCATTGGTCAACCCCAAAATGCAAATCCAGCGCAAGCGCTCTCCGCCGTCACAAGGGCCTTGGGAGGCTCAATTGACGAGCCTATCACAGTAGCCTCGTCAGTCAACGACTCTGCGTCCGCCAGTGTCGAGATTCTCTCTCGCGCACCTTCACAAGTCCAGTCCCGCGCGCAATCCGTGGAAGTTGCATCTCAGGCCTCTGAAcacgaagatgaagagaatgagggTTCTCTATTATCAGAAGACcctgaggatgaggatgcggtTCCCGAGTGGCTTATGTCTGATTGA
- a CDS encoding putative 2-deoxy-D-gluconate 3-dehydrogenase (transcript_id=CADANIAT00004812), with translation MTDVASLFSLSGKTALVTGGTRGIGAAMAIALAEAGADIILIQLTCDAQRDTSNTTTRDQITRLGRKATIHAAELSDRSAVKAIIPTLVSQGHNPTILLNCAGIQRRHPSERFPDEDWDEVLNVNLTSVFTLCREFGAYILSLPESSFTPNKKKGSIINVASLLSYQGGITVPAYAASKGGVAQLTKALSNEWVSKGINVNAIAPGYIDTDMNVALINDANRNAGIMARIPAGRWGRPEDFKGPVVFLASEASSYVSGELVTVDGGWMGSLETSFVALTEEVGELLVSQKPFVYRFYFHITIYPSLYTAFNRTSAALFLTTTLRQATCHPVDRNTHLTTSPDSTSCPMGNPRSSLVTTRTGNETPIKGNLIPPSSGPVLLRTTPQQQQQRRTLR, from the exons ATGACAGACGTCgcatctcttttctccctcaGTGGCAAAACTGCCCTCGTTACCGGCGGAACCCGCGGCATTGGCGCTGCAATGGCCATTGCGCTTGCAGAGGCCGGGGCCGATATTATCCTCATTCAG CTAACATGCGACGCGCAGAGAGACACCAGTAACACCACGACAAGAGACCAGATTACGCGCTTAGGCCGCAAAGCCACAATCCACGCCGCCGAACTTTCCGACCGGTCTGCCGTAAAGGCCATTATCCCAACGCTCGTATCGCAAGGGCACAACCCAACAATCCTGCTAAACTGTGCAGGGATTCAACGGCGGCATCCATCCGAGAGATTCCCCGACGAGGACTGGGACGAGGTTCTCAACGTCAATTTAACGAGCGTCTTCACGCTCTGTCGCGAGTTCGGCGCTTACATCCTCTCTCTGCCAGAGTCTTCTTTCACGCCgaataagaagaagggcTCGATTATCAATGTTGCTTCCTTGTTGTCTTACCAGGGTGGCATTACGGTCCCCGCGTACGCGGCGAGCAAGGGTGGTGTTGCGCAGCTGACGAAGGCTCTGAGTAACGAGTGGGTGAGCAAGGGCATTAATGTGAACGCGATTGCGCCGGGGTATATTGATACGGATATGAATGTGGCGTTGATCAATGATGCGAATCGGAATGCGGGGATTATGGCGCGCATTCCGGCGGGACGATGGGGACGGCCCGAGGACTTTAAGGGGCCGGTGGTGTTTTTGGCGAGCGAGGCCAGTAGCTATGTTAGTGGAGAGCTTGTTACGGTCGATGGAGGTTGGATGGGGAG TCTAGAGACGTCATTTGTTGCCTTGACTGAAGAGGTTGGTGAACTGTTGGTGTCCCAAAAGCCATTTGTCTATCGATTCTACTTCCATATCACAATCTACCCCTCTTTATATACGGCCTTTAACAGAACATCTGCGGCGCTCTTCCTAACCACCACCCTCCGTCAAGCAACATGTCATCCCGTAGATCGTAATACTCACCTAACTACTTCCCCCGACTCAACCAGCTGTCCCATGGGGAACCCTAGAAGTAGTTTAGTCACTACCAGGACAGGAAATGAGACCCCCATTAAGGGAAATCTCATTCCCCCCTCTTCAGGCCCCGTCCTCTTGCGAACAAcgccgcaacaacagcaacagcgccGAACCCTGCGCTAA
- a CDS encoding MDR family MFS transporter (transcript_id=CADANIAT00004813) — MSYGTIASVEDPPSADLAQEHEQDDEHAQEDEPLLPAVDWKPPKGFLWIEVAIFANVFLSGFDGTITASTYALISSEFKAANTSSWLTTSYLITSTAFQPLYGRFSDIFGRRACFFTSTISFLLGCLGCAVAQDVVFLNLMRALTGVGGGGLMTMATIINSDMIPFHRRGMYQAAQNVLHGFGSICGASLGGSIANTIGWRWCFLLQVPVSVFALAIGRIVIPMPQKPPTGVGWSVWKQVDLTGALLLILGLSVQLVGLSLGGNELPWSNGWVVSSLLGSLVLLGGFIVVEAKTSAIPVIPLRMLKGLLPVSTQIANVCVGMAAYAFLFNLPLFFQIVLLDSASKAGARLVIPSLATPVGGLLSGIVMSHYGKLSYLMRAGAMLMFLGNLLVMILDFEDSAWKYFVYVIPANLGQGVVYPAILFTVLAAFGHEDHAVSASTVYLIRSLGTVYGVAITSAIVQNELVRSLPGALRGVPNKWKVIDEIRHSVSAIYTLEPEIQLAARHVYYGGIRMAFAVSAGFGAVAVVAALFARGRGLKRGE, encoded by the exons ATGTCGTATGGAACAATCGCATCGGTGGAGGATCCTCCCAGCGCGGATCTCGCTCAGGAGCACGAACAGGACGATGAACACGCCCAAGAGGATGAACCGCTGCTCCCCGCCGTAGACTGGAAACCTCCCAAAGGGTTCCTTTGGATAGAAGTCG CAATTTTCGCCAATGTTTTCCTCTCCGGCTTCGACGGCACAATCACAGCCTCGACCTACGCGCTCATCAGCTCCGAGTTCAAGGCCGCAAACACCTCCTCCTGGCTTACAACCTCATACCTGATCACCAGCACGGCATTCCAGCCTCTGTACGGCAGGTTCTCTGACATCTTTGGCCGGCGAGCCTGCTTTTTCACGTCCACCatcagcttcctcctcggttGCCTGGGCTGCGCCGTTGCGCAAGATGTCGTCTTTCTGAATCTCATGAGGGCCCTGACGGGCGTCGGTGGAGGGGGTCTCATGACGATGGCTACAATCATAAACTCCGACATGATCCCCTTTCATCGCCGCGGTATGTACCAAGCCGCGCAGAACGTCCTGCACGGGTTCGGGTCTATCTGCGGGGCGTCGCTCGGCGGGTCTATTGCAAATACGATcggttggcggtggtgctTTCTTTTACAGGTGCCCGTGTCCGTTTTTGCGCTTGCGATCGGACGGATCGTTATCCCTATGCCGCAGAAACCTCCTACGGGCGTTGGCTGGAGTGTTTGGAAGCAAGTTGACCTTACGGGtgcgctcctcctcattctcggTCTGTCCGTGCAGCTGGTCGGCTTGAGTCTGGGTGGCAATGAGCTCCCTTGGAGTAACGGATGGGTTGTTTCTAGTCTGCTCGGCAGCCTGGTCCTGTTGGGCGGGTTCATAGTCGTCGAGGCAAAGACAAGTGCTATCCCTGTCATCCCGCTGCGGATGTTGAAAGGTCTCTTGCCGGTTTCCACGCAAATCGCCAATGTTTGCGTTGGGATGGCAGCTTACGCT ttcctcttcaacctccctctcttcttccaaatCGTGCTGCTAGACAGCGCATCCAAAGCGGGTGCCCGTCTTGTGATTCCGTCCCTCGCGACGCCCGTCGGCGGACTCCTGTCTGGAATCGTCATGTCCCACTACGGCAAACTGAGCTACCTAATGCGTGCAGGTGCTATGCTCATGTTTCTGGGGAACCTGCTTGTAATGATATTGGACTTTGAAGACTCGGCATGGAAGTACTTTGTTTACGTTATACCTGCGAACCTGGGACAGGGCGTTGTGTACCCGGCAATTCTATTTACGGTGTTGGCGGCTTTTGGGCATGAAG ACCATGCAGTATCTGCCTCGACAGTATACCTCATCCGCTCGCTGGGAACGGTCTACGGTGTTGCGATCACGTCTGCAATCGTGCAGAATGAGCTCGTGCGCTCCCTACCGGGGGCGTTGCGAGGTGTACCAAATAAATGGAAA GTgatcgacgagatcagaCACTCCGTCAGTGCGATCTATACCCTCGAACCAGAGATCCAGCTCGCAGCAAGACATGTCTACTACGGCGGGATTCGGATGGCGTTTGCGGTTAGCGCAGGGTTCggcgctgttgctgttgttgcggcgTTGTTCGCAAGAGGACGGGGCCTGAAGAGGGGGGAATGA